A region of the Desulfobacter postgatei 2ac9 genome:
AGGATGAGGCTGATATTAAAAAAGGCAAAATTTCCGTCAACTCTCCCCTTGGGTCTGCTCTGATTGGGAAAGTAATGGGCGAGGAGGCCATTGTCCAGGCGCCGGGCGGAAAACGGGTTTATGAGGTTGTTGATATCCTTTGATTGATTTGTTGTTTCTTAATCTGATTTTTCCAAGCCCCTAAGATTTCAGTGAGATGGCCCTACAATTATAGAAAGGAAAGTGTTGTGGCACGTGTAACTATTGAAGATTGTTTGAAAAATGTGGATAATCGGTTCACGCTTGTACATCTGGCAGCCAAACGGGTCCGCCAGGTTAGGGAAGGGGCTGATTTCCTTGTACCACCTTATAAGAACGAGGATGTTGTAACTGTCCTGCGTGAAATTGCCGCTAACCGGATTGTTGTTAAAAAAGATCCCGAGCCTGACGACGAATAGTCAGATTTGGGTAAAGGGCTGACAAAACGTCTGATGCATCTGCTTGGCAAAGCGATTCATGATTGGCGAATGATCGAAAATAACGACCGGATACTGGTGGGTATATCCGGCGGAAAAGACAGTCTGACCCTTTTCCACCTTCTTGTTTCTCTAAAAATAAAAGCCCCTGTAGCATTTGAACTTATTCCTGTTTATATAGATCCGGGATTTGACAATTCATTTGCTAAAAAACTGGATTCTTATATCAATGAAAGATATAAGGATTTTCATCAGGGTCTGGTGGTGGAAAACACAGATTACGGACAAGTTGCCCATTCTGATAAAAATAAGGAAAATCCCTGCTTTTTATGAAGTAGGCTTCGGCGTAAACGACTGTTTGAACTCGCCCGGGAGCATGACTGTAAAAAGCTTGCCATAGGGCACAACAAAGACGATTTGATTGAGACATTGTTTATTAATATTTTTTACGCGGGGAAAATAGGAACAATGAAGCCTAATCAGTCATTTTTTGGTGGACACTTTAATATTATCAGGCCTTTGTCCTATATTGAGAAGCATGAGATAAACAGTTTCGCAAAAGTTTATAATCTGCCGGAATTTGTTAACACATGCCCAAGTGCCGGTCACACGAAAAGGCAGGATGTGGCAGATATGCTTGAAACGATGTACCGGCAGAATAAACATATAAAAGGAAATATATTCAGGGCAATGGGTAATATCTCCGCTGGTTATCTTTTGGAAATGCCATGATGAAAGATATACAAAACCAGCCGGATTTTCGGAATATTCCCATTGATAAAGTCGGTATTAAGGGGCTCAAATACCCGGTGGTTGTCCGGGATAAACTCAACGGCTCCCAGTCCACAGTTGCTGAAATCAATATGTATGTGGATTTACCCCATCAGTGTAAAGGCACCCATATGAGCCGCTTTGTGGAGTTGCTGCATACAGTTGTTAAGACACTGGTGTCTCTTGAGACTCTGACCAGTATTCTGGAAGATATGAAAGCCTCGCTTGGGGCAAAGTCTGCACATATTGAAATATTTTTTCCCTATTTTATCGAAAAAACATCGCCTTGCACCCAATCCAAGGGGTTGATGGACTATAATTGTACGATCATCGGCTCTTCCAATGGTCGGAAAAAAGCAGACATCGTGTTAAAAGTGGCGGTTCCGGTCACCTCGGTATGCCCCTGTTCCAAGGAAATTTCAGAATATGGCGCCCACAACCAGAGAGGAGAGGTACTTGTTGCTGCCCGGTTTCATAAATTTATCTGGATTGAAGATATTGTAAATCTGGTTGAACGGGCGGCATCCTCCGATATTTATTCCGTGCTGAAACGTGCAGATGAAAAATATGTCACCGAAAAAGCCTACGATAATCCAAAATTTGTAGAAGACATTGTAAGGGACGTGGCCAAGGCGCTTATTGCGGATTCCAACATCACCTGGTTTTCCGTGAGCGCAGAGAACTTTGAATCCATTCATAATCACAGCGCCTATGCATCCATAGAGCATTCAAGGGATTAAATCATTCACA
Encoded here:
- the rpoZ gene encoding DNA-directed RNA polymerase subunit omega, with the translated sequence MARVTIEDCLKNVDNRFTLVHLAAKRVRQVREGADFLVPPYKNEDVVTVLREIAANRIVVKKDPEPDDE
- a CDS encoding ATP-binding protein is translated as MFELAREHDCKKLAIGHNKDDLIETLFINIFYAGKIGTMKPNQSFFGGHFNIIRPLSYIEKHEINSFAKVYNLPEFVNTCPSAGHTKRQDVADMLETMYRQNKHIKGNIFRAMGNISAGYLLEMP
- the folE2 gene encoding GTP cyclohydrolase FolE2; translated protein: MMKDIQNQPDFRNIPIDKVGIKGLKYPVVVRDKLNGSQSTVAEINMYVDLPHQCKGTHMSRFVELLHTVVKTLVSLETLTSILEDMKASLGAKSAHIEIFFPYFIEKTSPCTQSKGLMDYNCTIIGSSNGRKKADIVLKVAVPVTSVCPCSKEISEYGAHNQRGEVLVAARFHKFIWIEDIVNLVERAASSDIYSVLKRADEKYVTEKAYDNPKFVEDIVRDVAKALIADSNITWFSVSAENFESIHNHSAYASIEHSRD